The Hornefia porci genome contains the following window.
GGACCGTGTCAAGCTGGAGGCCTGTAAGTCCATTCGTGAGGACTACCTCCACCAGAACGCGTTCCACGATGTGGACACATATTCCTCGATGAACAAGCAGTATAAGCTGCTGAAGCTGATTCTGGGATATTATGATCAGTCGGTGGACGCCGTTTCCAAGGGAGCGCCATTTAACCAGCTGGCCGCTGTCCCGGTCAGAGAGACTATCGGCAGATTCAAGTATATTGAGGAGAAGGACATCGATTCGTCCTACGAGGAGATCTTGACCGAGATGAAGAAGGAAATCACTGATATAGTAAATAAGGGGGCGGAAGACGATGATTAAGGAATACAGAACGATATCTGAAGTTGCCGGACCTCTGATGATGGTACAGGACGTGGAAGGCGTCACCTATGACGAGCTGGGAGAGATCATTCTGCCCAGCGGAGAAACCCGGCTCTGCAAGGTGCTGGAAATCAACGGCGGGGATGCTACAGTTCAGCTGTTCGAAAGCTCTGCGGGAATCAACCTGAAGGAGAGCGCCGTAAAGTTCCTGGGACACGGAACACAGTTATCCGTTTCACCGGAGATGCTGGGGCGTGTATTCGACGGAATGGGACGGCCCAAGGACGGCGGGCCGGAGATTATCGCTGAGAAGCAGATGGATATCAACGGACTCCCGATGAACCCGGCGGCCAGAGATTACCCTGCGGAATTCATTCAGACCGGCGTATCCGCCATCGATGGTCTGAACACACTGGTCCGGGGGCAGAAGCTTCCGATTTTCTCCGGAAGCGGACTTCCCCATGCGGATCTGGCTGCGCAGATTGCCCGTCAGGCCAAGGTTCTCGGTGACGACGCCGGAAACTTCGCGGTTGTCTTCGCGGCGATCGGAATCACTTATGAGGAAGCGGACTTTTTCGCCTCCGACTTCCGCAGAACCGGGGCCATCGACAGAACAGTCATGTTCATGAATCTGGCCAATGACCCGGCTGTAGAGCGTATCGCCACGCCGCGTATGGCGCTGACCGCAGCTGAATATCTGGCTTTCGACCTGAACATGCATGTGCTGGTCATCCTGACGGATATCACCAATTACGCTGAGGCGCTCCGTGAGGTGTCCGCCGCCCGCAAGGAGGTTCCGGGCAGACGCGGCTACCCGGGCTATCTGTATACCGACCTCGCGACGATGTACGAGAGAGCCGGAAGGAAAAAGGGTTATCCCGGCTCCATTACAATGATCCCGATTCTGACGATGCCGGAGGATGATATCACCCATCCGATTCCGGATCTGACCGGATATATTACAGAGGGGCAGATCATCCTGTCACGCGAACTGGACCGGAAGGGAATCAAGCCGCCTATCGACGTTCTGCCGTCGCTGTCCCGTCTGAAGGACAAGGGAATCGGCGTCGGAAAAACCCGTGAGGATCATGCGGATACCATGAACCAGCTGTTTGCGGCTTATTCAAAGGGCAAGGAGAGTCTTGAACTGATGTCCATTCTGGGCGAAGCGGCTCTGACGGACGTCGACCTGATGTACGCGAAGTTCAGTGAGGAATTCGAGAAGCGCTATGTGTCCCAGGGATACGATACAGACCGCAGCATTGAGGACACGCTGAATCTCGGATGGGAGCTGCTGAGGCTTCTGCCGAAGGGAGAGCTGAAGCGGATCAAGGATGAATTAATCGAGAAATACCTGAAGGAGAACGAGGGAACGGAAACGAAGGAGTAAGCGATGGAACGAATGAATGTCAATCCTACAAGGATGATGCTGACTTCGTTGAAAAAGCGTCTGAAGACGGCCGTCCGCGGTCACAAGCTTCTGAAGGACAAGCGGGACGAGCTGATGAAGGAATTTCTGGATCTGGCCCGGGAAAACGGACGTCTCCGGGAGGATGTGGAGAAGCGCCTCGGGGAGGTTTACAAAAACTTCACGGTAGCGAGCTCCATCATGAGTCAGGAGGTTATGGAGGAATCCCTGATGTTCCCGAAACAGGGCGTTGAGCTTCAGGTCAGCAGCAGAAACATCATGAGTGTGGATGTGCCGGTCTTCGATTTCAGAACCACGGCGGAGGATCCTGCCGACATCTTTCCTTACGGATTCGCCAGGACCTCGGGAGAACTGGACAACGCGATTTCCGAGCTGTCGGACATCTTTCCGATACTTCTGGAGCTCGCGGCCAAGGAGAAGGA
Protein-coding sequences here:
- a CDS encoding V-type ATP synthase subunit B; the encoded protein is MIKEYRTISEVAGPLMMVQDVEGVTYDELGEIILPSGETRLCKVLEINGGDATVQLFESSAGINLKESAVKFLGHGTQLSVSPEMLGRVFDGMGRPKDGGPEIIAEKQMDINGLPMNPAARDYPAEFIQTGVSAIDGLNTLVRGQKLPIFSGSGLPHADLAAQIARQAKVLGDDAGNFAVVFAAIGITYEEADFFASDFRRTGAIDRTVMFMNLANDPAVERIATPRMALTAAEYLAFDLNMHVLVILTDITNYAEALREVSAARKEVPGRRGYPGYLYTDLATMYERAGRKKGYPGSITMIPILTMPEDDITHPIPDLTGYITEGQIILSRELDRKGIKPPIDVLPSLSRLKDKGIGVGKTREDHADTMNQLFAAYSKGKESLELMSILGEAALTDVDLMYAKFSEEFEKRYVSQGYDTDRSIEDTLNLGWELLRLLPKGELKRIKDELIEKYLKENEGTETKE
- a CDS encoding V-type ATP synthase subunit D — encoded protein: MERMNVNPTRMMLTSLKKRLKTAVRGHKLLKDKRDELMKEFLDLARENGRLREDVEKRLGEVYKNFTVASSIMSQEVMEESLMFPKQGVELQVSSRNIMSVDVPVFDFRTTAEDPADIFPYGFARTSGELDNAISELSDIFPILLELAAKEKETALLAAELEKTRRRVNALEYVMIPRLQVTIKYIQMKLDENERGNQTRLMKVKDMMLEEAIAEKKAKDEAAIERMVESRQ